The Cuculus canorus isolate bCucCan1 chromosome 5, bCucCan1.pri, whole genome shotgun sequence genome window below encodes:
- the DBX1 gene encoding homeobox protein DBX1 codes for MMFPSLIAPPAVYPSLLRPTPTLTLPQSLQSAFSSHSSFLVEDLIRISRPTSYLPRTAPPPSMSPPTRTDSGTPELTSSSNSGSRRICSPQTSSSDSTFLKFGVNAILSSAPRAETSPALLQSVPPKAFSFPYFEGSFQPFIRSSYFPAASAVVPIPGTFSWPLAARGKPRRGMLRRAVFSDVQRKALEKMFQKQKYISKPDRKKLAAKLGLKDSQVKIWFQNRRMKWRNSKERELLSSGGCREQTLPTKFNPHPDLSDVGKKCSGEEEEEEIPSVCPPSPQHPLTYHQSPEHLHLRDRLDSQMSPSPSHSSSPSKPSDFSDSEEEDDEGEEEEEEITVS; via the exons ATGATGTTCCCCAGCCTCATCGCTCCTCCGGCGGTCTACCCCAGCCTCCTGCGGCCGACACCCACCCTCACCTTGCCTCAATCGCTGCAATCCGCTTTTTCCAGCCATTCCAGCTTCCTGGTGGAAGATTTGATCCGGATCAGCAGACCCACCAGTTACCTGCCCAGGACTGCCCCCCCGCCCAGCATGTCCCCCCCAACAAGGACGGATTCGGGGACTCCGGAGCTCACCAGCTCCTCCAACAGCGgctccaggaggatctgttcgCCTCAAACTTCCAGCAGCGACTCCACTTTCCTAAAGTTTGGAGTCAACGCCATCCTCTCCTCCGCCCCCCGAGCCG AAACTTCCCCTGCGTTGCTTCAGAGCGTCCCTCCAAAGGCTTTCTCCTTTCCGTACTTTGAAGGATCCTTCCAGCCTTTTATCAGATCTTCCTATTTCCCAG ctgcctctgctgtggtccccatccctggcacCTTCTCCTGGCCACTGGCTGCCCGTGGCAAGCCCCGTCGTGGCATGCTGCGTCGTGCCGTCTTCTCTGATGTGCAGCGCAAGGCACTGGAGAAGATGTTCCAGAAGCAGAAGTACATCAGCAAACCCGATAGGAAGAAGTTGGCAGCCAAGCTTGGCCTCAAGGACTCACAG GTGAAGATCTGGTTCCAGAACAGGAGGATGAAGTGGAGGAACTCCAAAGAAAGAGAGCTCCTTTCTTCTGGCGGCTGCAGAGAACAGACCCTACCCACCAAGTTCAACCCTCACCCAGACCTCAGTGACGTAGGCAAGAAATGTTCaggcgaggaggaggaagaagaaattccttctgtgTGCCCACCCAGCCCCCAGCATCCCTTAACCTACCACCAGTCCCCAGAACATCTACACTTGAGGGACAGACTGGACTCCCAGAtgtctccttctccatcccattcTAGCAGCCCCAGCAAACCTTCAGACTTCTCAGACTCagaggaagaggatgatgaaggggaagaagaagaggaggagataaCAGTCTCCTAG